A window of Polaribacter litorisediminis contains these coding sequences:
- a CDS encoding efflux RND transporter periplasmic adaptor subunit: MKKHTFIIILITASLLLFSCGSDDKKIATDNTPAINVKVSTVKLNNNNPFLSVSGKIQAANSAEVSTRMMGYVTKVYVNVGDKVQKGQLLVTINNTDLQAKKAQVDAGITQAKAAFKNADKNYNRFKNLFESNSITQKEMDDMTANYQMAKASLESANQMKNEINAQFAYSNIKAPFSGIVTAKNIDTGDMANPGMPLISIETPDDFEVIAMVPETEISEIIKGTTVTVLVKSLQQSITGKVTEVSTSAKNTGGQYLVKIQLEKTAVNILSGMFATVQFPVQEKANSYLILIPKEAIVTKGQLSGIYTVSQSSTALLRWLRLGRTYGNQVEVLAGFSANESYITSADGKLFNGAKVSIQ, encoded by the coding sequence ATGAAAAAACATACATTTATTATAATCCTAATAACAGCCTCATTATTGCTTTTCAGTTGCGGTAGCGATGATAAAAAAATAGCAACAGATAATACGCCCGCTATAAACGTAAAAGTGAGTACAGTTAAATTAAATAACAACAATCCGTTTTTATCTGTAAGTGGAAAAATACAAGCAGCAAATAGTGCTGAGGTAAGTACAAGAATGATGGGATATGTAACGAAAGTCTATGTAAATGTTGGAGACAAAGTGCAAAAAGGCCAATTGTTAGTTACTATTAATAATACCGATTTACAAGCTAAAAAAGCCCAAGTAGATGCAGGGATCACACAAGCGAAAGCCGCTTTTAAAAATGCTGATAAAAATTACAATCGTTTTAAAAATTTATTTGAAAGCAATAGTATTACTCAAAAAGAAATGGATGATATGACGGCTAACTATCAAATGGCAAAAGCAAGTTTAGAGTCTGCAAATCAAATGAAAAATGAGATTAATGCGCAGTTTGCATATTCAAATATTAAAGCCCCATTTAGCGGTATCGTTACGGCAAAAAATATAGATACAGGTGATATGGCAAATCCAGGAATGCCTTTAATTAGCATAGAAACTCCTGATGATTTTGAAGTAATTGCAATGGTTCCAGAAACAGAAATATCTGAAATTATAAAGGGAACAACAGTCACCGTTTTGGTGAAATCTTTGCAGCAATCGATAACAGGAAAAGTAACAGAGGTAAGTACCTCTGCTAAGAATACAGGAGGGCAATATTTGGTAAAAATTCAGCTAGAAAAAACTGCGGTCAATATTTTATCGGGCATGTTTGCAACGGTACAGTTCCCGGTACAAGAAAAAGCAAATTCCTACTTGATTTTAATTCCGAAAGAAGCTATTGTTACCAAAGGGCAATTATCTGGAATTTACACTGTAAGTCAAAGTAGTACAGCACTCTTACGTTGGTTGCGCTTAGGTAGAACCTACGGAAATCAAGTAGAGGTTTTAGCTGGTTTTTCTGCGAATGAATCGTATATAACTTCAGCAGACGGGAAATTATTTAATGGAGCAAAAGTGTCAATTCAATAA
- a CDS encoding DUF4405 domain-containing protein: protein MKKVVLNFSINATMAICMSFIFGTGMLIKYVLISGQERWIKYGSNVELYFLGLDRHEWGLVHFILGLVLIALLFVHIFLHRKIIKSVYKKLIKKSLTKKIVALLFLFFCLALIITSFFIEPKVELIKKGKGRQVLVYDGFDR from the coding sequence ATGAAAAAGGTTGTTTTAAATTTTTCAATTAATGCAACTATGGCAATCTGCATGTCTTTTATTTTTGGAACAGGTATGCTTATAAAATATGTATTAATTTCTGGGCAAGAACGTTGGATAAAATATGGTAGTAATGTAGAACTATATTTTTTAGGATTGGATAGGCATGAATGGGGTCTAGTCCATTTTATTTTAGGACTTGTTTTAATTGCATTATTATTTGTACATATTTTTTTACATAGGAAAATTATTAAAAGTGTTTATAAAAAACTCATCAAAAAATCTTTAACCAAAAAAATAGTAGCCTTACTTTTTTTATTTTTTTGTTTAGCGCTTATAATAACTTCATTCTTTATTGAACCAAAAGTTGAACTAATTAAAAAAGGGAAAGGAAGGCAAGTACTTGTTTACGATGGTTTTGATCGCTAA
- a CDS encoding SGNH/GDSL hydrolase family protein has translation MKKGFYLCTVFILLMNFSCENIDEEIIQTEDEVPVITNPEDTISESKNFKILSLGDSYTIGQSVCETCRFPEQLKDSLLQNFEEEETSINLQVIARTGWTTTNLIDAIKDENIATDFDLVTLLIGVNNQFQRKAFSIYQTEFPTLVNTAIQAAKNDKNNLIVISIPDYAYTPFGQGNTTISEEIDSYNEFAKNYCDQNGITFVNITDITREGFVNPALVASDNLHPSTLAYTKFVQRLLPFAIDKIKN, from the coding sequence ATGAAAAAAGGGTTTTATCTTTGTACTGTTTTTATTTTATTGATGAATTTTTCTTGTGAAAACATCGATGAAGAAATTATACAAACGGAAGATGAAGTTCCAGTAATAACAAATCCTGAAGATACGATTTCGGAATCTAAAAATTTTAAGATTTTATCTTTAGGTGATAGTTATACCATTGGGCAAAGTGTTTGTGAAACATGCAGATTTCCAGAACAATTAAAAGATAGTTTACTTCAAAATTTTGAAGAAGAAGAAACTTCTATTAATTTGCAAGTAATTGCGAGAACCGGTTGGACGACCACGAATCTAATTGATGCCATCAAAGATGAAAATATTGCTACCGATTTTGATCTGGTAACTTTATTAATAGGAGTCAATAATCAATTTCAACGTAAAGCCTTTTCTATATATCAAACAGAATTTCCAACCTTGGTAAACACAGCGATACAAGCTGCAAAAAATGATAAAAATAATTTAATTGTTATTTCAATTCCTGATTATGCCTACACCCCTTTTGGTCAGGGAAATACTACGATTTCTGAGGAAATAGACAGCTACAATGAATTTGCAAAAAATTACTGTGATCAAAACGGAATTACCTTTGTAAACATTACTGATATAACACGTGAAGGTTTCGTAAATCCTGCTCTTGTGGCATCGGACAACTTGCATCCATCAACCTTGGCATATACCAAATTTGTTCAGCGATTGCTACCTTTTGCCATTGACAAAATAAAAAATTAA
- a CDS encoding methyltransferase domain-containing protein, translating to MEFNEDFWNNKYANNKIGWDLGEVSPPLKAYFDQLENKDIRILIPGGGNSYEAEYLFNKGFKNVYVVDISEIALQNILDRVPNFPSSQLIHANFFELEETFDLVIEQTFFCAIHPELRTKYGVKMNAILQPQGKLVGLLFDAVLNEDHPPFGGNKNEYLAYFQSYFKIKRMEPCYNSFHNRKGMELFVKLEQK from the coding sequence ATGGAATTTAACGAAGATTTTTGGAATAATAAATACGCAAATAACAAAATAGGTTGGGATTTAGGGGAAGTCTCTCCACCTTTAAAAGCTTATTTTGATCAGTTAGAAAATAAAGATATCCGAATTCTAATTCCAGGTGGAGGGAATTCTTACGAAGCAGAATATCTTTTTAATAAAGGTTTTAAAAATGTGTATGTGGTAGATATTTCTGAAATTGCGCTTCAAAACATTTTAGATCGCGTGCCTAATTTTCCCTCTTCTCAATTAATTCACGCTAATTTTTTCGAATTAGAAGAAACGTTTGATTTGGTGATAGAACAAACTTTTTTCTGTGCCATTCACCCTGAGTTAAGAACTAAATACGGAGTTAAAATGAATGCTATTTTACAACCCCAAGGCAAATTAGTAGGTTTGCTTTTTGATGCCGTTTTAAATGAGGATCATCCACCTTTTGGAGGAAATAAAAACGAGTATTTAGCATACTTTCAATCTTATTTTAAAATAAAAAGGATGGAACCTTGTTATAATTCTTTTCATAATAGAAAAGGTATGGAGTTGTTTGTGAAGTTAGAGCAAAAATAA
- a CDS encoding YgaP family membrane protein produces MLNKYFRVIVGVMVLLMVTLTYYVSINWLWFGVFIGLNMIQSAFTKWCLLETILLKLGVKK; encoded by the coding sequence ATGTTAAACAAGTATTTTAGAGTGATAGTAGGAGTAATGGTTTTGTTAATGGTTACTTTAACCTATTATGTTAGTATAAATTGGTTGTGGTTTGGAGTTTTTATTGGTTTGAATATGATTCAATCTGCTTTTACCAAATGGTGTTTATTAGAGACGATTCTGTTAAAATTGGGAGTAAAAAAATAA
- a CDS encoding efflux RND transporter permease subunit, whose protein sequence is MKEGLAGKIAKVFIGSKLTILLMIVFMVIGVYASFLIPREEEPQIDVPIADIFVGYPGASPTEVENRVVKPLEKLISNIKGVEYVYSTSMKEKAMVIVQFYVGEDIERSFVKLYNEINKHMDEMPAGVTFPLVKTRAIDDVPILGLTLWSENYDDFQLAQMAQELESEIKKVNDVSITHKIGGRNRQLRVVLDKDKLAASGLDFLSVSEMIKANNAQLNSGSFDKNDTEFLVHTGKFLASVEDIENLVVGVQQQQPIYLKQIAAIVDGPEIPQNYVSLGFGQASEKSKTYNSEYPAVTISVAKRKGADAMKISEVIIDKVNHLRTTLIPDDVHVEVTRNYGETASHKVSELLLHLIGSIIAVTLVVMLAMGWRGGLVVFLSVPITFALTLLSYYMLDYTLNRITLFALVFVTGIVVDDSIIIAENMHRHFKMKRLPFKQAALYAINEVGNPTILATFTVIASVLPMAFVSGLMGPYMAPMPIGASIAMILSLFVALTITPYLGYIFLREKGKKGAEEKVEKPLEETFIYRVYNKLERPLLESAKKRWLFLGATFIVLMGTMVLFFTNSVVVKMLPFDNKNEFQVVIDMPEGTTLERTGVVTQEIAQYLSTRPEVKNYQNYIGTSAPITFNGLVRHYDLRGGSNMADIQVNLVDKGERDIQSHGIAKLLRPEIQKIAAKYNANVKLVEVPPGPPVLSTIVAEVYGPDYNEQIKIANSVQNILTNTTDVVDVDWMVEADQKEYQFEINKEKAMLYGVAPQQIAYTMNMALSNRPITNLYDENAVNQVGLLLTLDEKEKSTISDISQLKVKSKQGNLIPIADLVEIKESVAGKSIYHKNQKRVVYVIADMAGELESPAYAILGMEEKLKEIQLPEGYQLNEMYLGQPDFEDDYTVKWDGEWQITLEVFRDLGIAFLGALILIYILIVGWFQNFKAPIVMMVAVPLSLIGIILGHWIMGAFFTATSFIGMIALAGIMVRNSVLLIDFINLRLAEGVPLKQAAIEAGAVRTTPILLTAGTVVIGAFVILFDPIFQGLAISLMGGTIVSTVLTLLVVPLVYFMIEKKNYK, encoded by the coding sequence ATGAAAGAAGGTTTAGCAGGAAAAATTGCAAAAGTCTTTATTGGCTCTAAATTAACAATACTTCTAATGATCGTTTTTATGGTGATTGGAGTATATGCATCGTTCTTAATTCCTAGAGAAGAGGAGCCACAAATAGACGTACCTATTGCCGATATTTTTGTGGGATATCCTGGAGCAAGTCCTACGGAGGTAGAAAATAGAGTGGTAAAACCTTTAGAGAAATTAATTTCTAATATTAAAGGTGTAGAGTATGTATATTCTACTTCTATGAAGGAAAAAGCCATGGTGATTGTGCAGTTTTATGTGGGCGAAGATATTGAGCGCTCTTTCGTAAAACTATACAATGAAATTAACAAACACATGGATGAAATGCCTGCGGGTGTTACGTTTCCGTTGGTTAAAACTCGTGCTATTGATGATGTACCTATTTTAGGTTTAACCTTATGGAGCGAAAATTATGATGATTTTCAGCTTGCACAAATGGCGCAAGAATTAGAAAGTGAAATTAAGAAAGTAAATGATGTTTCTATCACGCATAAAATTGGAGGAAGAAACCGTCAATTAAGAGTGGTCTTGGACAAGGATAAATTAGCCGCAAGTGGCTTGGATTTCTTATCAGTTTCCGAAATGATAAAAGCCAATAATGCGCAATTAAATTCGGGTAGTTTTGATAAAAATGATACTGAATTTTTAGTACATACGGGTAAATTTTTAGCGTCCGTAGAAGATATAGAAAATTTAGTCGTTGGCGTGCAGCAGCAACAGCCTATTTATTTAAAGCAAATAGCGGCAATTGTTGATGGTCCAGAAATTCCACAAAATTATGTGTCTTTAGGGTTTGGTCAGGCAAGTGAAAAATCGAAAACATACAACTCTGAATATCCTGCAGTGACCATTTCTGTTGCGAAAAGAAAAGGGGCAGATGCCATGAAAATATCAGAAGTAATTATTGATAAAGTAAACCATTTACGAACTACTTTAATTCCGGATGATGTGCACGTAGAGGTCACCAGAAATTATGGAGAAACCGCTTCCCATAAAGTATCTGAATTATTATTACACCTTATTGGGTCTATCATCGCGGTAACTTTAGTGGTGATGTTAGCCATGGGATGGCGTGGAGGCTTGGTGGTATTTTTATCCGTACCGATTACGTTTGCATTGACCTTGTTAAGTTATTACATGTTAGATTATACTTTAAATAGAATTACCTTATTTGCCTTGGTTTTTGTAACCGGTATTGTGGTAGATGATTCTATTATTATTGCGGAGAATATGCACAGGCATTTTAAAATGAAACGCTTGCCATTTAAGCAAGCCGCTTTATATGCCATTAACGAAGTTGGGAATCCTACAATTTTAGCAACATTTACAGTTATTGCTTCTGTGTTACCGATGGCTTTTGTATCTGGTTTGATGGGCCCTTATATGGCGCCAATGCCAATTGGAGCATCTATTGCAATGATTTTATCCTTATTTGTTGCGTTAACGATTACACCGTATTTAGGATATATTTTTTTAAGAGAAAAAGGTAAAAAAGGAGCCGAAGAAAAGGTTGAAAAGCCTTTGGAAGAGACTTTTATTTACAGAGTGTACAACAAGTTAGAAAGACCATTATTAGAAAGTGCAAAAAAACGTTGGTTATTTTTAGGAGCCACATTCATTGTATTAATGGGAACTATGGTCTTGTTTTTTACAAATTCTGTTGTAGTAAAGATGTTACCTTTTGATAATAAAAACGAATTTCAGGTAGTAATTGATATGCCAGAAGGAACCACTTTAGAGAGAACAGGCGTGGTTACACAAGAAATTGCGCAGTATCTGTCTACAAGGCCAGAAGTAAAGAATTATCAAAATTACATTGGTACTTCGGCACCGATTACGTTTAATGGTTTGGTACGTCATTATGATTTACGAGGCGGGTCTAATATGGCAGATATTCAAGTGAATTTGGTGGATAAAGGAGAACGAGATATTCAAAGTCATGGAATTGCAAAATTATTGCGTCCAGAAATACAGAAAATTGCAGCAAAATACAATGCCAATGTAAAGTTGGTAGAAGTTCCGCCAGGACCTCCAGTTTTATCAACGATTGTTGCAGAAGTCTATGGACCTGATTACAACGAGCAAATTAAAATTGCGAATAGTGTTCAAAATATCTTAACAAATACCACAGATGTTGTCGATGTAGATTGGATGGTAGAAGCCGATCAAAAAGAATATCAGTTCGAAATTAACAAAGAAAAGGCAATGTTGTATGGAGTTGCACCTCAACAAATTGCATACACTATGAATATGGCGTTGTCAAACAGACCCATTACCAATTTATATGATGAAAATGCTGTAAATCAGGTGGGTTTGTTATTAACTTTAGATGAAAAAGAAAAATCTACTATTTCAGATATTTCACAATTAAAAGTGAAGTCGAAACAAGGAAATTTAATTCCGATTGCAGATTTGGTTGAAATTAAAGAATCTGTAGCTGGTAAAAGTATTTATCATAAAAATCAAAAAAGAGTTGTATACGTTATTGCAGATATGGCAGGAGAATTAGAAAGTCCGGCATACGCAATTTTAGGAATGGAAGAAAAATTAAAAGAAATACAACTTCCTGAAGGTTACCAATTAAATGAAATGTATTTAGGTCAGCCAGATTTTGAAGACGATTATACGGTTAAATGGGATGGTGAATGGCAAATTACTTTAGAGGTTTTTAGAGATTTAGGAATCGCATTTTTAGGAGCGCTTATCTTGATTTACATTTTGATTGTAGGTTGGTTTCAAAACTTTAAAGCACCCATTGTAATGATGGTGGCAGTGCCGTTATCGTTGATAGGAATTATTTTAGGTCACTGGATTATGGGCGCCTTTTTTACAGCAACTTCATTTATTGGAATGATTGCTTTGGCCGGAATTATGGTACGAAACTCTGTTTTACTGATTGATTTTATCAACTTAAGATTGGCTGAAGGAGTTCCGTTAAAACAAGCAGCCATTGAAGCAGGAGCCGTAAGAACAACGCCAATTCTTTTAACAGCCGGAACCGTAGTTATTGGAGCGTTTGTAATCTTATTTGATCCTATTTTTCAAGGATTGGCAATTTCATTAATGGGCGGCACTATTGTTTCTACGGTATTAACTTTACTAGTAGTGCCTTTAGTATACTTTATGATTGAGAAGAAAAATTATAAATAA
- a CDS encoding DUF6799 domain-containing protein yields the protein MKKIVLLITFVILGIAVMKAQDKDQNKDQVRDQDQVRLMLVDGDVLQIRDRDQIRLKDKLTLNDGTVVSPNGNYVTRDQVGLRLKEGECLDMDGVRYRNEYQYRYKVQQENKGLNQNQIQERNQNRVHYMLVDGGVVQIRNQEQSRLQQPLKLGDGSQLDPDGALLTRERKQLRLKDGECLNLDGKMYKNTYAHRKMTMQKNINAKKNLLKKKVQKKANIKSTTSKKGKS from the coding sequence ATGAAAAAAATAGTTTTACTGATAACTTTTGTTATTCTAGGAATAGCAGTTATGAAAGCACAAGACAAAGACCAAAACAAAGACCAAGTGAGAGATCAAGACCAAGTACGTTTAATGTTAGTTGATGGAGATGTCTTACAGATTAGAGATAGAGACCAAATTAGACTAAAAGATAAATTAACACTGAATGACGGAACAGTAGTAAGCCCAAATGGGAATTACGTAACTCGAGACCAAGTAGGACTTCGTTTAAAAGAAGGTGAATGTTTAGATATGGATGGAGTTAGATATCGTAATGAATATCAATATAGATATAAAGTGCAACAAGAAAATAAAGGACTTAATCAGAATCAAATTCAAGAAAGAAACCAGAATAGAGTTCATTATATGTTAGTTGATGGTGGTGTTGTACAAATTAGAAATCAAGAGCAAAGTAGATTACAACAACCATTAAAATTAGGTGACGGATCTCAATTAGACCCGGATGGAGCACTTTTAACAAGAGAAAGAAAACAGTTGCGTTTAAAGGATGGTGAGTGTTTAAATTTAGATGGTAAAATGTACAAAAATACATATGCACATAGAAAAATGACAATGCAAAAAAACATAAATGCAAAAAAGAATTTATTGAAAAAGAAAGTTCAAAAAAAAGCTAATATTAAAAGTACAACAAGTAAAAAGGGAAAGTCATAA
- a CDS encoding TolC family protein codes for MKNKLLVIPLILLSFFLKAQEVVLVSKSDVISKVKENNNTIKMSQQDVLAAKADYNQTKAVYLPNITASHTGILTTNPLMAFGSKLNQGILTQNDFNPSLLNNPTQTQNFATIIKVEQPLINLDGFYQRKAAKSGMEAMALKQERTQDYITFEVEKAYMQLQLAYKGVAVLEKALDAANANKQMADNSFKQGFLQRADVLNVEVRVTEVKNQLQTAKSNVQNASNYLSFLMDDKSYVVYQPKDSLALSNFDVEEKNISENRSDIRAMQLATNAYEEMNKADKMAFLPRLNAFGSYEMYDNNVFQGNANGYVVGAQLSWDIFQGAKRFGKAEKSKAEFEKSKLEYNQYVSKSNLELNKVKRQLLDAKNRLELTGLAVKQSKESLRIRKNRFKEGLEKTADLLVAETQFAQKQLEYYQTIFEYNFTQTYLEFLTKE; via the coding sequence ATGAAAAATAAATTATTAGTGATACCATTAATATTACTTTCTTTCTTTTTAAAAGCACAAGAAGTAGTATTGGTATCTAAAAGTGACGTTATTTCTAAAGTAAAAGAAAATAACAATACAATTAAAATGTCTCAACAAGATGTTTTGGCTGCCAAAGCAGATTACAATCAAACAAAAGCAGTTTATTTACCTAATATAACGGCTAGTCATACAGGTATTTTAACGACGAATCCTTTGATGGCTTTTGGTTCTAAATTAAATCAAGGAATTTTAACACAGAATGATTTTAATCCTTCATTATTAAACAATCCAACGCAAACACAAAATTTTGCAACGATTATCAAAGTAGAACAGCCTTTAATTAATTTAGATGGTTTTTATCAAAGAAAAGCGGCAAAATCGGGCATGGAAGCCATGGCTTTAAAACAAGAAAGAACTCAAGATTATATAACCTTTGAAGTTGAAAAAGCCTACATGCAATTGCAATTGGCATATAAAGGTGTTGCTGTTTTAGAAAAAGCTTTAGACGCAGCAAATGCGAATAAACAAATGGCAGATAACAGTTTTAAGCAAGGGTTTTTGCAGCGTGCAGATGTTTTAAATGTAGAGGTTCGGGTTACTGAAGTTAAAAATCAGTTACAAACTGCTAAGAGCAATGTACAAAATGCCTCTAATTACCTATCATTTTTAATGGATGATAAAAGCTATGTGGTGTATCAACCAAAAGATAGTTTAGCCTTATCTAATTTTGATGTGGAAGAAAAAAATATTTCAGAAAATAGATCGGATATTAGAGCGATGCAACTTGCTACAAATGCCTATGAGGAAATGAATAAAGCGGATAAAATGGCTTTTTTACCACGTTTAAATGCCTTCGGAAGTTATGAAATGTACGACAACAATGTGTTTCAGGGAAATGCAAACGGTTATGTAGTGGGCGCACAATTAAGTTGGGATATTTTTCAAGGAGCCAAACGATTTGGAAAGGCTGAAAAAAGTAAAGCTGAATTTGAGAAATCTAAACTAGAATACAATCAATATGTATCTAAAAGTAATTTGGAATTGAACAAGGTAAAACGTCAATTGTTAGATGCAAAAAACAGACTAGAGTTAACAGGTTTAGCCGTAAAACAATCTAAGGAGTCTTTAAGAATTAGAAAAAATAGATTTAAAGAAGGTTTAGAAAAAACAGCTGATCTATTAGTAGCAGAAACACAATTTGCTCAAAAACAATTAGAATACTACCAAACCATTTTTGAATATAATTTTACACAAACGTATTTAGAATTTTTAACCAAAGAATAG
- a CDS encoding acyl-CoA dehydrogenase family protein: MKPDLFQAPDYYNLDDLLTEEHLLIRASARDWVKRDVSPIIEEYAQKAEFPKQIINGLAEIGAFGPYIPEEYGGAGLDQISYGLIMQEIERGDSGVRSTASVQSSLVMYPIYAYGNEEQRKKYLPKLASGEWMGSFGLTEPNHGSNPSGMETNFKDKGDHYLLNGAKMWISNAPFCQVAVVWAKNEEGRIHGLLVERGMEGFSTPETHNKWSLRASSTGELIFDNVKVPKENLLPNKSGLGAPLGCLDSARYGIAWGAIGAAMDCYDTALRYAKEREQFGKPIGQFQLQQKKLAEMITEITKAQLLAWRLGTLKNEGKATSAQISMAKRNNVDMALKIARDARQMLGGMGITGEYSIMRHMMNLESVVTYEGTHDIHLLITGLDITGLNAFK, translated from the coding sequence ATGAAACCAGATCTTTTTCAAGCACCTGATTATTATAATTTAGATGATTTATTAACGGAAGAACACCTACTGATTAGAGCATCTGCTCGTGATTGGGTAAAACGAGATGTTTCCCCGATTATAGAAGAATATGCCCAAAAAGCAGAATTCCCAAAACAAATAATTAATGGTTTGGCAGAAATTGGGGCTTTTGGTCCTTACATTCCAGAAGAATATGGTGGCGCTGGGTTAGATCAAATTTCATACGGATTAATTATGCAAGAAATAGAACGAGGAGATTCGGGTGTGCGTTCTACTGCTTCTGTGCAGTCTTCATTAGTGATGTATCCTATTTATGCCTACGGAAATGAGGAACAACGTAAAAAATATTTACCAAAATTAGCTTCTGGTGAATGGATGGGAAGTTTCGGTTTAACAGAACCTAATCATGGTTCAAATCCTTCAGGAATGGAAACCAACTTTAAGGACAAAGGAGATCATTATTTACTTAACGGCGCAAAAATGTGGATTTCGAATGCTCCTTTTTGTCAAGTTGCCGTAGTTTGGGCAAAAAATGAAGAAGGCAGAATTCACGGACTACTTGTAGAGCGTGGCATGGAAGGTTTTTCTACACCAGAAACCCACAACAAATGGTCTTTGAGAGCTTCTTCTACTGGAGAACTTATTTTTGATAATGTAAAAGTACCGAAAGAGAATTTATTACCCAATAAATCGGGATTGGGAGCTCCTTTAGGTTGTTTAGATTCTGCTAGATATGGTATTGCTTGGGGTGCAATTGGTGCCGCTATGGATTGTTATGACACTGCTTTGCGATACGCAAAAGAACGCGAACAATTCGGAAAACCAATAGGACAGTTTCAATTACAACAGAAAAAATTAGCAGAAATGATTACCGAAATTACCAAAGCACAATTATTAGCTTGGAGGTTAGGAACTCTAAAGAATGAGGGAAAAGCAACCTCTGCTCAAATTTCTATGGCAAAAAGAAATAATGTGGATATGGCTTTAAAAATAGCTAGAGATGCCAGACAAATGTTAGGCGGAATGGGAATTACTGGCGAATATTCTATCATGCGTCATATGATGAATTTAGAAAGCGTGGTAACCTATGAAGGAACGCATGATATTCACTTATTAATTACTGGTTTAGACATCACTGGATTGAATGCTTTTAAATAA